The Meles meles chromosome 6, mMelMel3.1 paternal haplotype, whole genome shotgun sequence genome has a window encoding:
- the LOC123943669 gene encoding 60S ribosomal protein L32-like, protein MRPESVMMALAHEPPEAGNVGEEEALGQCACVQLSEEPVSRGGGSHLLLGITTAFRPLVKSKIGIKRTKKFIQDQSERYVKSKRNWRKPRGTDSRVRRRFKDQILTPHISFGSNKETKHMLPSGFWKFLVRNVKELEVWPMCNKSHCAEIAHSVSSKNPIAVVERAAQLAIRVTNPNAGLHGEEDE, encoded by the exons ATGAGGCCGG AGTCTGTGATGATGGCCCTGGCCCACGAACCACCAGAGGCTGGGAACGTGGGAGAAGAGGAGGCCCTGGGTCAGTGCGCGTGCGTGCAGCTTTCTGAAGAGCCTGTTAGCCGCGGAG GTGGCAGCCATCTCCTACTCGGCATCACGACTGCCTTCAGACCTCTGGTGAAGTCCAAGATCGGTATAAAGAGGACCAAGAAGTTTATCCAGGACCAGTCAGAGCGATATGTCAAAAGTAAGCGCAACTGGCGGAAGCCCAGAGGCACTGACAGTAGGGTGCGCAGAAGATTCAAGGACCAGATCTTGACGCCCCACATTAGTTTCGGGAGcaacaaggaaacaaagcacATGCTTCCCAGTGGCTTTTGGAAGTTCCTCGTCCGCAACGTCAAGGAGCTTGAGGTGTGGCCAATGTGCAACAAATCCCACTGTGCAGAGATTGCTCACAGCGTCTCCTCCAAAAACCCTATAGCCGTTGTGGAGAGAGCAGCCCAGCTGGCCATCAGAGTCACCAATCCTAATGCCGGGTTGCACGGTGAGGAAGATGAATAG